CAATGGCGTGCGCAGTTCATGGCTGACATCGCTGGTGAACAGTTTTTCGCGGCTCAGGGTTTCGCGCAGGCGACCCAGGGTCTGATCGAACGACAGCGCCAGTTCACCCACTTCATCCGCCGCATAGTCCGGGTGCAGCGGAGGCGCCAGCACCAGCAACTGATCGCGATGGCGCACCTGACGCGCCAGACGAATCACCGGCGCCATCACCCGGCGTGCCAGCAATCGCCCCAGCACGAGCGCCAGCAGAACACTCAGGACAAAACCGACCGTGACCACGATGAACAACAATCGCTCGCGCTGCTCGAGGCTTTCCTGATCGCGCAACAACACATATTTGCGTCCACCGACCACCTCGACCATGGCGAAGAAGTCATCGCCATCGAAGCTGATTTCCTGAAAACCGGGTGCCAGTGACGCCAATGAGGGAATGAGAGCCATCGCGCCGGGGCCGCCTTCGAAGAAAAACAACTCGCTCTTTTCCGGTTGATGGCTCCAGCGATTGATGTCCTCCATGGCCAGCAAGCGATGCAGACCGCCGCTCAAGGTGCTGGTGGCAAGCCGATGCTCGACGACATGCACGGCGGCGACAATGCCCAGCGCAAACACCCCGGCGACGAGAGCGCTCATCAAAGCGAACACGATGACGATCCGTTTCGTCAGGCTTTGCTTGAGATCCATTCGGGTCGATGACTCCACTGCTGAATTCAGACTTCACGGTCAACAACAGCGACATTGACCGAACCTGCGCAGCTTCACCGCAAACATAAACATTTGTTAAGACTGGCCGGTAAAAAAAGGGTATTTGAGTCTGGTTATCAAACACCGGATTAGTTGGGTTTTATCGACTCTCGCGAAATTTTCACATGTTCTTCACCGCCCCCCGACGTGCACAAACGTAATGTTCAGCCATTATTCAAGTTCACAACTATAAAAATTGGTTAAATCGCCGGCCAATCTCGCCTGCGACGTCAAGGGGCATGCCGTGGAGCGACAGATGCAATTAACAGCGACATATAAACAACGCCGCACGCTTCGACTTGGAAAACTGTTGACCGGCATCGGTGTAGTAGTCGCCATCGGACTGGTGAGCGGCTTCGTCTGGGTGACCCGTTCGCCCGTTGATCTGGGCAACGCCGGCAAGGCCGCCCGGGCTGACTGGACCCAGGCCTGGCAGGCTGGCGAAGTGGTGGCGCTGGTACGTCATGCCGAACGTTGCGACCGCTCCGACAACCTCTGCCTGGGCCCGGCCGACGGCATCACCCAGGCCGGCAACGACTCTGCAGCGCTTGTAGGCAAAGGCTTCGTGGGTCTGGGCATGCAGCAGGCGCAGGTGTTCACCAGCCCGTTGACCCGTACCGTGCAGACCGCGCGCGCCATGTTCGGTCAGGACGCCACGACCCAGATCTGGCTCGAGTCCTGCGGTTCTTCTCTGCGCAACGACGTGGTGGCGCACAAGGTTGCCAAGCGCAATCTGGTGCTGGTCACCCACAGCGGATGCATCAGTGACTTCGAAAAACAGACCGGTTTTCCTCACGCAGTCGCCGCCGAATACGGCAGTACCCTGTTTGCTCGCATCGATGACAAAGGCCAACTTAAAGTGTTGGGCATCATGAATGCCGATGCCTGGTCTCAACTCAATAGTCATTAATGCTTTAGTTGGGGCGGACCGACAAGGTTGCACTTTTTTCAACTAGTCAGGAACGGACTTCATTAATTTGTAATGAAAGATGTATCTGCCCCCAATTTACTGGACAACGGTTTTTTTTAAGCTTGGCTATAGTGCGAGAACTCCGGCCTGGAGGTTCGGCAGTTCTCTGGATACAGGAAACGCCCGTCCCCCGATCGCACACCTGCATTCATTCAACGCGATGACCCGCCCGCTCAGGAACGCGCCGGGCAGGCCATCGACACAAGAACTTCGTTTGGCACCAAGGCTTTGTCATGACGTCTGAAAACAACCCGCTGCGACACGCTGCCCGTCATTTCTCCCCCACCACGACTTTCGAGCGTTGGGCCATTCCCGGCCTGATTCTGGCTTTCGTGGTGTTTTATCTGTTGCCGCTGATGACCCACGGCCTGTGGATCCCCGATGAAACCCGCTACGGCCAGATCAGCCAGGAAATGCTGCTCAGCGGCAACTGGGTCGCGCCGCATTTCATGGGCATCCGCTATTTCGAAAAACCGATTGCCGGTTACTGGATGATCGCGATCGGCCAGGCGATCTTCGGTGAAAACCTGTTCGGCGTACGTATCGCTTCGGCCCTGAGTACCGGCGTCAGCGTCTGGCTGACCTACCTGATGGCCCGCCGGCTGTGGAACAACCCGCGCATCAGCGTTGCCAGTGCCCTTCTTTATATGAGCTTCGGGCTGATTGCCGGCCAGGCCGGTTACGCCAACCTCGATCCGCAATTCACCTTGTGGGTCAACCTGAGCATGGTCGCCGTGTGGTTTGCCATCGACAGCCAGACCCCTCGCGCCCGCCTGGGTGGCTGGGCGCTGCTCGGTGTCGCCTGCGGCATGGGCCTGATGACCAAAGGATTCCTGGCTTTATTGCTGCCGGTGCTGATCGCCCTGCCCTACATGATCTGGCAACGCCGCTTCGGCGAACTGGTGCGCTACGGACTGGTCGCCGTGGTGGTTTGCGTGCTGATCAGCCTGCCGTGGGTATTGGCTGTTCATTACCGGGAACCTGATTTCTGGCGTTTCTTCTTCTGGCACGAACACATCCGTCGTTTTGCCGCCGGCGATGCCGCGCAGCACGCCCGTCCATGGTGGTTCTACCTGCCGCTGCTGTTTGCCTCGACCCTGCCGTGGGCTGTTCTGCTGCCTTCGACGCTCCTGCGCACCTGGCGCGAAAAGCGTGACCCGAAAACCGCCTACCTTGCGTTGTGGTTCCTGCTGCCACTGGCCTTTTTCAGCCTGAGCAGCGGCAAGCTGCCGACCTACATCATGCCGTGCCTGCTGCCGATCGCTCTGTTGATGGGGCAGACCGTGGTCAACTGGCTGGATCAGAACAGTGGCCGCGTCCTGCGCCTGAACGGTGTGATCAACACCGTCATCGCCAGTGCGGCGCTGGTGGCACTGCTTTATCTGCAGGCAACCAAGGAAATCTACGAAAACACCGAGATGTTCAGCCTGTCGCTGGCCTATATCGTGCTGGTGGGCTGGATCATCGCCAATGCCTTGCAAGTGCTGCGTCCGCTGACGCTGTGGGCCATGCCGGCGCTGGGTATCGGCTTGCTGGTGGCGTTGTTGCCGGCGGCCATGCCGGGGCAGATCGTCAATAGCAAGATGCCCGACCAGTTCATTGCCGAACACCAACAGGAACTGAGTGAAACCGCGTCGCTGCTGAGCAACGACCTGGGTGCGGCTTCGGCGCTGGCATGGCGTCTGAAACGTCCGCAGGTGGATCTGTTCAACACCATCGGTGAACTGAAGTACGGCCTCGAAGACCCGGCCATGGAAGCACGTAAAGTCACGATGGACGGCGTCGGCCAGTGGATGACCGAAGCGCGGAAAAAAGGCGCGGTCGGTGTGGTCTTGCGCGTCAACAGCACGCAGGAAGAGCAGGAAGTCGGATTGCTGCCGGTAGACGGCAAGCATTATCGTCGCGGCAATCTGCAGATCTTCATCTTTCCGCAGCGCCAGCCATGACCTTGCGCAATAACGACCGGGGCGCCCTGCTGCTCCTGCTGGCCGCCAGCGCCCTGATGTTGCTGCTCGGGCTGGGCAGCCGCGAACTGTGGGGCGCGGAAACCCGCTGGGCCAACATCGCGTTGCAGATGATGCAAAGCGGCGATTACTTCGACCCGTACCTCAAGGGTGATCCCTATTACGACAAGCCGCTTTTGTCGTACTGGCTGATCACCGCGACCGCCTGGCTGACCGGCAGTCTGGATCACTGGTCGCTGCGCCTGTCTTCGGTGGTGTCCGCGTGGCTCAGCGTCTGGCTGGTGTATCTGCTGGGCGAGCAGCTGTTTCGCAAAGGCACGGGGCTGATCGCCGGCTGGATGCTGGCGACCACCTTCTATTTCGTGTTCTGGGCGCGGGTCGCCACCGCTGACATCCTGACGGTCTGCGGTGTGCTGGCGGCGGTCTGGTGGTACTGGCGCGGGCCGGACGACACGCGGTTCTCACGCTATCTGGTGTTCTGCGTGCTGCTGTCCCTGACGTCGTTGTTCAAAGGCCTGATCGGTTTCATCCTGCCGGGGCTGGTATTGCTGCCGCACCTGCTGAGTGAGGGCCGCTGGAAACGTCATCTGAATCTGCGCCTGCTCGGGGCGCTGGTGATTGCCGGGGCGTTCTACATGACGCCGTTCCTGCTGTCCCACCTCTACGGCGCGCCGAACTACGGGGAAAGCGGCCTGGGGCTGGTATTGAGGGAAAACGTCGTGCGGTTTTTCCAGCCGTTCGACAACATCGGCCCGATCTACACCTATTTGCTGTACCTGCCGATCTACACCTTGCCTTGGGCACCGTGCTGGATCATTGCCCTGTGGGTCGCGGCGAAGAACTGGAAACACATCGAACCGGATACCCGCTGGCTGATTCAGGGCCTCGGGTTGTTGATGCTGTTCTTCACCGCCAGCGGCAGCCGGCGCAGTTACTACGTGTTGCCACTGGTGCCGTTCGCGCAACTGCTCGGGGCCTGGTGGATCACCCGACGCATGGCTGCGCGCAACGCCGAAAGTCCGTTTGGCGGGCGCGGCCTGAAGATCGGTTTTGCCGTGACCACGGTGTTGCTGCTGGGGATTCTCGGCGTGCTCTACCCCTGGACCAACAGCGGAGGCGGCGCGATCCGTTTCGGCGAGACCGTGCGCCTGCAAGCCAGCCAGCGTGCGCCGTTGAGCCAATGGCACTTCGTCATGGTCGAGGTGGACAACAAGGTCCCGATGTACCTGCAGACCGGCGGCGAGCCGTTCTACTACGTGCCGGAAACCCGCGACTTCCCTCGCGATGGCGATGCTGCCGCGATGTTCGAATGGCTGGAACGCACCAGCGGCAAGCACTGGGATCCGAAGCGTACGATCTTCGTCGCCCAGTACCGCACCGGCGAACCCGTGCCGCTCTCCAGGCTCGGTCAAGACCATCAAGTCATCACGACCACCCCGACCCGCGGCGAACAAGTGTTCCATGGCCGCGAGGATCAAAGCGTCGCCTACCTGCCCCAAGGCTCCTGAAAGACAACGCCGGGTTCGCCCGGCGTCCCCGCCCAGTGACTGCTAACCTGAATGGCAATGACATGTATTAACGGTTTGTTTGACGTTTTTTTCTCATTTGCCTCTCTACATTGCCAGCCAGCCAACATATGCAAATCATTCGCATTGAAGTTTTCCGGCGAATGCTTGCCCATAACGTCTAAAAAACAGGAGCTGCTACGTCATGAGTCCATCCCTTCCGTCCTTTCTCAAGCACGCTACTCTGGCAACCGCGCTGCTCGCAGCCGGTCAGGTGTTTGCCGCCGATTCCGTCGGCATCGTGGTCTACAACGCCCAGCATGAAACCCTGACCAAGGCCTGGGTCGCCGGCTTCACCGAGGAAACCGGGATCCCGGTCACGATTCGCAATGGCGACGACACGGAAATGGGCAACCAACTAGTGCAGGAAGGCGCAGCCTCTCCGGCGGACGTGTTCCTGACGGAAAACTCCCCGGCCATGGTGCTGGTGGACAATGCCAAGCTGTTCGCCCCGGTGGCACCGGCCACCCTTGAACAAGTGGGTTCGGCCTATCGTCCGGCCCATGGCCAGTGGGTCGGCATCGCCGCTCGCTCGACAGTCTTTGTCTACAACCCGGCCAAGCTGCCGGAAAAAGACCTGCCGAAATCCCTGATGGATCTGGCGACCCCGGCGTGGAAAGGTCGCTGGGCTGCATCCCCTGCCGGCGCCGACTTCCAGGCCATCGTCGCCGCCGTGCTGGAACAAAAAGGCGAAGCCGCCACCCTGGAATGGCTCAAGGGCATGAAAGCCAACTTCACCGCCTACCGTGGCAACAGCTCCGTGCTCAAAGCGGTGAACGCCGGCCAGGTGGACAGCGGCGTGATCTATCACTATTACGCTTTCGTCGATCAGTCCAAGACCGGCGAAAACAGCAAGAACACCGCCCTGCACTACTTCAAGCATCAGGATCCGGGCGCGTTCGTGAGCATCTCCGGTGGTGGCGTGCTGAAGTCCAGCAAACACCAGGAAGAAGCACAGAAATTCCTCCAGTACATCACTGGCAAGCAAGGTCAGGAGGTACTGCGCACCGGTAACTCCTTCGAATACGCCGTGGGCAAGGACTCGGCTTCCAACCCGAAACTGGTGCCGTTGAAGGATCTGGACGCACCAAAAGTCGACGCATCGAAGCTCGACAGCAAGAAAGCCGTCGAACTGATGACTCAGGCGGGACTGCTTTAATTGATGCCTGAAACTCTGCCGGCGGGGATCGCTGCGGCGCCCTCCGCCAACCTTTCACGCAGGTCCCGCGCCCTCAACGGGCGCGGGAGTCCCTGGGTGGTCGTATTGGCGATCGGTGTTTCATTGCTGTCGTTACTGCCGATCGGTTTTGTGGTCGGCGTGTCGTGGTACACCGGCTGGGCGACCATCGAAGCCTTGATCTTCCGCCCTCGGGTGGCCGAATTGCTGATCAACACCGTGCTGCTGGTGTTGATCACCCTGCCGATCTGCATTGTGCTGGGCATTACTCTGGCCTGGCTGACCGAACGCACCGATCTGCCTGGTCGGCGATTGTGGTCAGTGCTGGCGGTTGCGCCGCTGGCGGTGCCGGCGTTCGTGCACAGCTATGCGTGGGTCAGTCTGGTTCCGTCGATCAATGGGCTGCCGGCCGGCGTGCTGGTGTCTGTGATCGCTTACTTTCCGTTCCTTTATTTGCCGATTGCGGCGACGTTGCGTCGTCTCGACCCGGCGATTGAAGACGTGGCCGAATCCCTCGGCCTGAAACCATGGGCCGTGTTCTTCCGGGTGGTACTGCCGCAATTGCGCCTGGCGATCTGTGGTGGTGCGCTGTTGGTCGGCCTGCACTTGCTGGCCGAATATGGCCTGTACGCGATGATCCGCTTCGACACCTTCACCACGGCCATTTTCGATCAGTTCAAATCCACCTTTAACGGCCCGGCCGCCAACATGCTCGCCAGCGTTCTTGCGTTGTGTTGCCTGGCGATGCTGACCGTGGAATCCGCCGCACGTGGCCATGCACGTTATGCCCGGGTCGGTTCTGGCAGCGCCCGGGAGCAGCGGACCGTGCGTCTCAAACCCGGCATCGCAGCCCTGGGCCTGTGCCTGCAAACCCTGACTTGCCTGCTGGCCCTCGGCGTTCCGATGCTCACACTCGGCAGATGGCTGATCGCTGGCGGCGCTGAAGTCTGGCAAGGCGAAGAATTGTTGCCGGCCTTGCTCCAGACCCTGTCGTTCGGCGTCGCCGGTGCGGTGTTGACCAGCCTTGCAGCGATCCCGATTGCCTGGCTGTCGATCCGCGCACCCGGCAAACTGCAACGCGTGCTGGAAGGCTGCAACTACATCACCAGTTCCCTGCCGGGGATTGTTGTGGCGCTGGCGCTGGTCACCGTGACGATCCATTTCGCCCGGCCGATCTACCAGACCACCATCACCGTGCTGCTGGCGTACCTGCTGATGTTCCTGCCGCGGGCGCTGGTCAGTCTGCGTGCCGGTTTCGCCCAGGCGCCAGTGGAGCTGGAAAACATTGCGCAAAGCCTCGGCCGCTCGCCGCTGCGCGCCTTGTGGCTGATCACCCTGCGCCTGGCCGCACCCGGTGCGGCGGCGGGTGCAGCGCTGGTGTTCCTCGCGATCACCAATGAATTGACCGCAACCCTGTTGCTCGCGCCCAACGGCACGCGCACCCTGGCCACCGGTTTCTGGGCCATGACCAGCGAAATCGACTACGCCGCCGCAGCGCCTTACGCGCTGCTGATGGTGGTGCTTTCGCTGCCGCTCACGGCCATCCTCTATCACCAATCCAGGCGCAGTGCCGGCCGATGAACGCTCTCGACATCATCAATCTCAGTAAATCCTTCGGCGCGCAAACCGCGCTGGACAACATCAACCTGTCCGTCCCGACCGGCAGTCGCACCGTGATCGTCGGCCCGTCAGGCTCCGGCAAGACCACGCTGCTGCGGATGATCGCCGGGTTCGAGTTCCCCGATGCCGGCAGCCTGATGCTCAACGGCCAGACGCTGGTCGACAGCACCCACGCCGTGCCCGCCTACCAGCGCCAGATTGGCTATGTGCCGCAGGATGGCGCGCTGTTTCCGCACATGACCGTGGCCGACAACATCGGTTTCGGACTGAGTGAAACCGGCAGCACCAGAACCGAACGCATCCAGGCGTTGATGGACAGCGTGGCCCTGAACGCCAACATGGCCAGCCGCTGGCCCCATGAATTGTCCGGCGGCCAGCAGCAACGGGTGTCGCTCGCCCGGGCACTGGCCCAGCAACCGCGACTGATGCTGCTGGATGAACCCTTTTCCGCCCTCGACACCGGCCTGCGCGGCGCCATGCGCAAAATGGTCGCCCGTCTGCTCGAAGAGAGCGGCGTGACGACGATTCTGGTCACCCACGACCAGGGCGAAGCCTTGTCGTTTGCCGATCAGTTGGCGGTCATGCGTGACGGGCGACTGGTGCAATCGGGGCATCCGATGGACCTCTACCGCTACCCGGACGATGAACAGACCGCACGGTTTCTCGGCGAAGCGGTGGTCATGCCGGCGCAAATCGAGGCCGGTTGGGCGCATTGCGATCTTGGGCGAATCGCGGTGAACAGCAACGGTTTCTCCGGTCCCGCACAGATCATGCTGCGCCCGGAACAGCTTCAGCTGTCCGACCTGCCCGCCGATTCTGAGGGCTGCAACGCCGTCGTCACCGAACGCGATTTCGGCGGCAACACCTGCACCCTGACGGTCGAGCTACGTGCGGCGGCCAACGAAGAATCCGGCCGTTCGCTGCTGGTCCGCAGCACCGGAATGCACGCGCCGCCGGCCGGCAGCGCGGTACAACTGTCGATTCTAGGGGCGGCCCACGTCTTCGACGCGTCGTAACACTCGACTACAGATCGAAACGATCCACGGCGCGACGCCGTTCATTGTCGTCGCGCACGTCGTAGTTGGCGGTCGTCTGGATATTGCTGTGGTGCGCGAGTTTCTGGGCGATCGACAGGTCATGCTCTTCGATCACCCGGGTGATGAATGAGCGCCGGAAATCGTGGGGCATGATCTTCACCCCGACCTGAGTACCACGCTGGCGGGCGATGTAATAGATCGCGTGCTTGGTGATGCGCTCACGGGTGATGTGGCTGCCACGGCGGATGCGGTTGAACAGAAACGTATCGTCGCTCTCGCCTTCCTTGAGCTCCGAGCGGCGAAACTCCAGCCAGGCATTGAGCTTCGCGAACGCCCAGGCCGGCGCGTATTTGATCAGTTGCTTGTTGCCCTTGGCGGTGACGCACAGGCTGCGTTCAGTGAAGTCCACCTGATTCAGGTCCAGATCCACCGACTCGGATTTGCGCATGCCGGTGCCGTACAACAGCGCAATCACCGCCGCATCACGCAGCCCCTGCGGACGCGGATCGGCCGCGCAGACTTCCATCAATTCATGAATCAGCGTGCGCTTCAGGTTGCGCCCCTGAGACAGCCGCGTACCGGCAATGCCCTTGACCGAGCGCATCTTCAACAGGTGATCCTGGCTGATCAGGCTCATGCGCCAGGCTTCGTTCATGACGCCGCGAATGGCGTTTACATAGAGTGAAGAGGTGTTGGGGGCGTAGTTATCGGCGCGCAACGCGGCGACTAATGCGACAACATCCTCGGGTTGCAGGGCGTGCCAGGGAATGTCCTCGACATTCATGTCTTCAAAGCCGAGGCGATCGGCGGCATCTTGTAAAACGTACCGCATGGTGAGTTGGCTGGAAGGTGCCAAACGCGCCAAATACAAGGACAAAGGGTTACTTGCAATAGACTCTGAAGAGGTAACGGATAAGCTGCTCAAACGAAAGGCCTTGAGTAAAAAACAGTCCAGCACAACAACTAACTACTGCAATGAACTTGATGTAAGGAAGAGTCTTGTAGTAGGACTTTTCCGATAAAGCCGCGGAAATCTGAACAGCGGCTGTATGAATTTGAGATAAACGATTCACCGACCGGTTTTTCATATTCCTTTCACAAAATCGGGAATAACCTTAGCTAGATAGGTCCTCAGTCGGTACCGCCCAACCTGCCGGGCAACGCCTGAAAAGTCAACCAACCCCCGACGTCATGCTTACCAAGCAACTCGTTGATGCAAAACCTGTTTTTTGCGTCTACGCTGGGATTGGATCCGATGAACAGATGGATCTGTCCATTTTTTTCGCAATGAGGTGTCCATGAGTCAGGCGTTTCTCCCCTTCTCTCGCCCGAGTATCGGCGATGAAGAAATTGCGGCCGTCGAGCAGGTTCTGCGCTCGGGCTGGATCACCACCGGGCCGAAAAACCAGGCACTTGAAGAACAGTTCGCGCAGTACGTGGGTTGCAAGCACGCCGTTGCTCTCTCCTCCGCCACCGGCGGCATGCACATCACCCTGCTGGCCCTGGGCATCGGTCCCGGCGATGAAGTCATCACGCCGTCGCAGACCTGGGTCTCCACCGGCAACATGATTTCCCTGCTGGGCGCCACGCCGGTGTTCGTCGATGTCGACCGCGACACCCTGATGACCGACGCCGCCCGTATCGAAGCCGCCATCACGCCACGCACCAAAGCCATCATTCCGGTGCACTACGCCGGTGCCGCGTTCGATCTGGATCCGCTGTACGCACTGGCGGACAAGCACGGCATCGCCGTCATCGAAGACGCTGCCCACGCTGCCGGCACCCGCTACAAGGGCCGCCACGTCGGCTCCCACGGCACGGCGATCTTCTCGTTCCACGCGATCAAGAACATGACCTGCGCCGAAGGCGCGATGTTCGTCACCGACGACGAAGCCCTGGCCAGCCGCGTGCGCATGCTCAAATTCCACGGTCTGGGCGTCGATGCCTACGACCGACTGACCGGTGGCCGCAAGCCGCAGGCCCAGGTCATTGAGCCCGGCTTCAAGTACAACCTGTCCGACATCAACGCCGCCATTGCCCTGGTGCAACTGCAGCGTCTGGACGCCATCAATGCCCGCCGCACCGAGTTGGCCGGTCAGTACCTGCAAAAGCTCGAAGGCTTGCCGGTGCAGCCGCTGGCCGTGCCGCAGCAATACACCCAGCAACACGCCTGGCACCTGTTCATCCTGCGCATCGACAGCGAGCGTTGCGGGATGGATCGGGAAGCCTTCATGAAGGGTTTGCAGGAGCAAGGCATCGGCACCGGCATCCATTTCATCGCCACCCACCTGCACACCTGGTACCGCCAGCGTGACCCTGACCTGTATCTGCCCAACACCGAATGGAACTCGGCGCGGCTGTGCTCGATTCCGCTGTTCCCCGACATGACCGACCAGGATCTGGATCGTGTTGTCGGCGCCATCGCCACTCTTATGGACAAACGCTCGTGAGACCTTACCCGATTAAATGCGTGTCGATCGTCATCCCGGTCTACAACGAACAGGACAGTCTGCCTGAGCTGCTTCGGCGCACAGAGGCGGCCTGCGCCCAACTCAAACATGACTACGAAATCGTGCTGGTCGATGACGGCAGCCGCGACGAGTCGGCCAACATGCTGGAAGAAGCCGCCGGACGCGAAAACAGCCCGTTCGTGGCAGTCATCCTCAACCGCAACTATGGCCAGCACGCCGCGATCATGGCCGGTTTCGAGCAGTGCAAGGGCGACGTGGTGATCACCATCGACGCTGACCTGCAGAACCCGCCGGAAGAGATTCCGCGTCTGGTGGCCGAAGCCGAAAAGGGTTACGACGTTGTCGGCACCGTGCGTGGCAACCGTCAGGACTCCGCCCTGCGCCGCTACCCGTCGAAACTGATCAACCTCGCCGTGCAACGCTCCACCGGCGTGGCCATGAGCGACTACGGCTGCATGCTGCGCGCCTACCGCCGCACCATCATCGACGCCATGCTCGCCTGCCGCGAACGCAGCACGTTCATTCCGATCCTGGCCAACAGCTTCGCCCGCCACACCACCGAAATCGTCGTGGCCCACGCCGAACGTGAGCACGGCGACTCGAAATACAGCCCGATGCGCCTGATCAACCTGATGTTCGATCTGGTCACCTGCATGACCACCACGCCGCTGCGTCTGCTGAGCATCGTCGGCTTCGCGATGGCAGGTCTGGGCGCACTGTTCGCCGTTGCGCTGATCGTGCTGCGCCTGGCGTTCGGTGCAGGCTGGGCCGGTGACGGCACGTTCGTACTGTTTGCGGTGCTGTTCGTGTTCACCGGTGGCCAGTTCATCGGCATGGGTCTGCTGGGTGAATACCTGGGACGCATGTACAGCGACGTGCGCGCCCGTCCGCGCTTCTTCATTGAAAAGGTGTTGCGCAGCCAGCCGGCCTCCCCGGCACCTGCGGTCACCGTTGACGGCCT
This genomic window from Pseudomonas kribbensis contains:
- the arnB gene encoding UDP-4-amino-4-deoxy-L-arabinose aminotransferase, giving the protein MSQAFLPFSRPSIGDEEIAAVEQVLRSGWITTGPKNQALEEQFAQYVGCKHAVALSSATGGMHITLLALGIGPGDEVITPSQTWVSTGNMISLLGATPVFVDVDRDTLMTDAARIEAAITPRTKAIIPVHYAGAAFDLDPLYALADKHGIAVIEDAAHAAGTRYKGRHVGSHGTAIFSFHAIKNMTCAEGAMFVTDDEALASRVRMLKFHGLGVDAYDRLTGGRKPQAQVIEPGFKYNLSDINAAIALVQLQRLDAINARRTELAGQYLQKLEGLPVQPLAVPQQYTQQHAWHLFILRIDSERCGMDREAFMKGLQEQGIGTGIHFIATHLHTWYRQRDPDLYLPNTEWNSARLCSIPLFPDMTDQDLDRVVGAIATLMDKRS
- a CDS encoding site-specific integrase, whose amino-acid sequence is MRYVLQDAADRLGFEDMNVEDIPWHALQPEDVVALVAALRADNYAPNTSSLYVNAIRGVMNEAWRMSLISQDHLLKMRSVKGIAGTRLSQGRNLKRTLIHELMEVCAADPRPQGLRDAAVIALLYGTGMRKSESVDLDLNQVDFTERSLCVTAKGNKQLIKYAPAWAFAKLNAWLEFRRSELKEGESDDTFLFNRIRRGSHITRERITKHAIYYIARQRGTQVGVKIMPHDFRRSFITRVIEEHDLSIAQKLAHHSNIQTTANYDVRDDNERRRAVDRFDL
- the arnC gene encoding undecaprenyl-phosphate 4-deoxy-4-formamido-L-arabinose transferase, giving the protein MRPYPIKCVSIVIPVYNEQDSLPELLRRTEAACAQLKHDYEIVLVDDGSRDESANMLEEAAGRENSPFVAVILNRNYGQHAAIMAGFEQCKGDVVITIDADLQNPPEEIPRLVAEAEKGYDVVGTVRGNRQDSALRRYPSKLINLAVQRSTGVAMSDYGCMLRAYRRTIIDAMLACRERSTFIPILANSFARHTTEIVVAHAEREHGDSKYSPMRLINLMFDLVTCMTTTPLRLLSIVGFAMAGLGALFAVALIVLRLAFGAGWAGDGTFVLFAVLFVFTGGQFIGMGLLGEYLGRMYSDVRARPRFFIEKVLRSQPASPAPAVTVDGLTSNSTSDQVLS